One region of Chryseobacterium sp. C-71 genomic DNA includes:
- a CDS encoding TonB-dependent siderophore receptor, translating to MKRILFSAIFFSSFCFSQETDSLDLNKKSDSIKIPVKKERVKLIDDVVITGTIKPVSKSKSPVAVEIYSQKFFQKNPTPSVFEAIAMVNGVQPQLNCSVCNTGDIHINGLEGPYTMILIDGMPIVSSLSTVYGLSGIPNSIIERIEVVKGPASSLYGSEAMGGVINIITKNALTAPKLSVNLMTTSWAENNVDLSTKFNVGKNAASLLSLNYFNFNEKIDQNKDNFTDAALQNRISVFNKWNFKRKENRMASFALRYLYEDRFGGEMQWNKSHRGSDKVYGESIYTNRVEAFGMYQLPLKEQIFTQFSYNYHDQNSFYGNTPYEALQKVAFAQTYWDKKLGNHDLILGFTFKKTFYDDNTPGTLGSDEVTNQPMKSPIFGAFIQDQWEINEKNTVLLGYRFDYDKVHHSVHSPRFAWKFSPNPYHTFRFNFGTGFRVVNLFTEDHAALTGSREVVIQSNLKPEKSINGNLNYVWKIPVGDKLINVDASAFYTYFSNKIVGDFDTDPQKIIYDNLNGYGISRGASMNVDFSFSFPLSVNFGVTYLDVYQKFDGETGKSRQLHAPKWSGTYSLTYKFKNNLAIDFTGQFYGPMRLPVLPNDYRPEYSPLYSLANIQVSKSFDSGFEVYCGVKNLFNFTPKDPLMRPFDPFDNNVNDPINNPNHYTFDTTYGYAPMQRIRGFLGVKYNLK from the coding sequence AAAAGGAAAGAGTGAAATTAATTGACGATGTGGTGATCACGGGAACGATAAAACCTGTAAGCAAATCTAAAAGTCCGGTTGCTGTGGAAATTTACAGTCAGAAATTTTTTCAGAAAAATCCTACACCAAGTGTTTTTGAAGCGATTGCGATGGTCAACGGAGTTCAGCCACAGTTGAATTGTTCGGTTTGTAACACGGGAGATATTCATATCAATGGTTTGGAAGGTCCTTACACCATGATTTTGATTGACGGAATGCCGATTGTCAGCTCACTTTCCACCGTTTATGGTTTAAGTGGAATCCCAAACAGCATCATTGAAAGAATAGAAGTGGTAAAAGGCCCAGCTTCTTCATTGTATGGTTCTGAAGCTATGGGTGGAGTGATTAATATTATAACAAAAAATGCATTAACAGCCCCAAAATTAAGCGTTAATCTCATGACGACAAGCTGGGCAGAAAATAATGTAGATCTTTCAACAAAATTTAATGTGGGTAAAAATGCGGCGTCTTTATTGAGTTTAAATTATTTTAATTTTAATGAAAAAATAGATCAGAATAAAGATAATTTCACCGATGCTGCGCTTCAAAACAGAATTTCAGTTTTTAATAAATGGAATTTTAAACGAAAAGAAAACCGAATGGCAAGTTTTGCGCTACGATATTTATATGAAGATCGTTTCGGCGGAGAAATGCAGTGGAATAAATCACATCGTGGAAGTGACAAAGTCTACGGAGAAAGTATTTATACGAATAGGGTAGAAGCTTTCGGGATGTATCAGTTGCCGTTAAAAGAGCAGATTTTCACTCAGTTTTCTTACAATTATCACGACCAGAATTCATTTTACGGAAATACGCCTTACGAAGCTTTACAAAAAGTAGCTTTTGCACAAACGTACTGGGATAAAAAGCTTGGAAATCATGATTTGATTTTAGGTTTTACTTTCAAAAAAACATTTTACGACGACAATACTCCCGGAACGTTGGGTTCAGACGAAGTGACCAATCAGCCGATGAAGTCACCGATTTTTGGAGCCTTTATTCAGGATCAGTGGGAGATAAATGAAAAAAATACAGTGTTGCTGGGTTACCGATTTGATTATGATAAAGTTCATCACAGTGTACATTCTCCTCGTTTTGCGTGGAAATTTTCTCCGAATCCTTATCATACTTTCAGATTCAATTTCGGAACGGGTTTCAGGGTGGTGAATTTATTTACCGAAGATCATGCGGCTTTAACTGGTTCACGTGAAGTGGTGATTCAATCTAATTTAAAGCCTGAAAAATCGATCAATGGAAATTTAAATTATGTCTGGAAAATTCCTGTAGGAGATAAATTAATTAATGTGGATGCCTCTGCATTTTACACGTATTTCAGCAATAAAATTGTTGGTGATTTTGATACTGATCCTCAGAAAATTATTTATGATAATTTAAATGGCTACGGAATTTCCCGTGGTGCTTCGATGAATGTTGATTTCAGTTTCAGTTTTCCGTTGAGTGTAAATTTTGGAGTTACGTATCTTGATGTTTATCAAAAATTTGATGGAGAAACCGGAAAATCCCGACAGCTTCATGCCCCGAAATGGAGCGGAACTTACAGTTTGACCTATAAATTTAAGAATAATCTTGCCATCGATTTTACCGGACAGTTTTATGGGCCGATGCGATTACCGGTTTTACCTAACGATTACCGACCTGAATATTCTCCGCTGTATTCTTTGGCGAATATTCAGGTTTCAAAGAGTTTTGATTCAGGTTTTGAAGTGTACTGCGGTGTGAAAAATTTATTCAATTTTACTCCTAAAGATCCGTTGATGCGACCTTTTGATCCTTTTGATAATAACGTAAATGACCCGATTAATAATCCGAATCACTACACATTCGACACAACATATGGTTATGCTCCGATGCAGAGAATAAGAGGTTTTTTGGGTGTGAAATATAATTTAAAATGA
- a CDS encoding thioredoxin fold domain-containing protein, producing MKKIKFFLMLLLVPCFYLSQIKTGTFSDLKKIEKENKKPIIIHLYTDWCSICKIESFKLSKDKDLVKMMNENFHFVNFEAEKTKEKINFQGKEFNYLPNGNSGIHELALALSKNKSQPVYPLWIILDKNQKLVYYHEGEFRPEKMKEKLLEFSSL from the coding sequence ATGAAAAAAATAAAGTTTTTTTTAATGTTACTTTTAGTGCCTTGTTTTTATCTATCACAGATAAAGACAGGCACTTTTTCAGATTTAAAAAAAATAGAGAAAGAAAATAAGAAGCCAATCATTATTCATTTGTATACCGATTGGTGCTCAATTTGTAAAATAGAATCATTTAAGTTAAGCAAGGATAAGGACTTGGTTAAAATGATGAACGAAAATTTTCATTTTGTCAATTTTGAAGCGGAAAAAACAAAAGAAAAAATCAATTTTCAAGGAAAAGAATTTAATTATTTACCTAACGGAAATTCTGGAATTCATGAGCTTGCTTTGGCTTTATCTAAAAATAAAAGTCAGCCCGTTTATCCGTTGTGGATTATTTTAGATAAAAATCAGAAGTTGGTTTATTATCATGAAGGAGAATTTAGACCTGAGAAAATGAAGGAGAAATTGTTGGAATTTTCTAGTCTTTAA
- a CDS encoding DUF1304 domain-containing protein codes for MEIVAKILIAVVALEHLYILWMEMFAWETKGKEVFKAALPPEMFKPTKGLAANQGLYNGFLAAGLIWTFFIEDEKWQTNIALFFLSCVTVAGIYGAISATKKIFFVQALPAILAIVAVLLK; via the coding sequence ATGGAAATTGTTGCTAAAATTCTTATTGCTGTTGTGGCTTTGGAGCATTTATATATTCTCTGGATGGAAATGTTCGCCTGGGAAACCAAAGGAAAAGAAGTTTTCAAAGCAGCTTTGCCACCTGAAATGTTCAAACCGACAAAAGGTTTGGCAGCCAATCAAGGATTATATAATGGTTTTCTTGCCGCCGGATTAATCTGGACTTTCTTTATTGAAGATGAAAAATGGCAGACTAATATCGCTTTATTTTTCTTGAGCTGTGTAACGGTTGCAGGAATTTACGGTGCCATTTCCGCAACGAAGAAAATATTTTTTGTTCAGGCTCTGCCAGCGATTTTGGCGATTGTTGCTGTTTTGTTAAAATAA
- a CDS encoding Crp/Fnr family transcriptional regulator, protein METFKAHLDKFITVSEEEFTSIFSFFQVLEVKKKENLMQEGDLCKFKYFVLKGCLRKFFINEKGVEQTTEFAIENWWLADNFAFEQREKSKFNIQAVEKATVMMIDFQSQELLLEKHPIMERYFRMIYQRAYSAAEKRIRYLYEMNKEEYYIHFSTLYPWFIQRIPQYLLASFLGFTPEYLSEIRAKLRS, encoded by the coding sequence ATGGAAACTTTTAAGGCGCATTTAGATAAATTTATTACTGTAAGTGAAGAAGAATTTACTTCAATATTTTCTTTCTTTCAGGTTTTGGAGGTGAAGAAAAAAGAGAATTTAATGCAGGAAGGTGATCTTTGTAAATTTAAATATTTTGTTTTAAAAGGTTGTCTGAGAAAGTTTTTCATCAATGAAAAAGGCGTAGAGCAAACTACCGAATTTGCCATAGAAAACTGGTGGTTAGCAGACAATTTTGCATTTGAACAAAGAGAAAAATCTAAGTTTAATATTCAGGCAGTTGAGAAAGCGACGGTTATGATGATTGATTTTCAGTCTCAGGAGCTTTTGCTTGAAAAACACCCCATCATGGAACGTTATTTCAGAATGATTTATCAACGCGCTTATTCTGCTGCCGAAAAACGGATCCGTTATCTTTATGAAATGAATAAAGAAGAATATTACATTCATTTCAGTACGCTTTATCCTTGGTTTATCCAGAGAATTCCGCAATATTTACTGGCTTCATTTTTAGGTTTTACTCCGGAATATTTAAGTGAAATCAGAGCAAAATTACGTTCTTAA
- a CDS encoding DoxX family membrane protein, which yields MTDQKVLFTQLFLRFAIAITTLSAVADRFGFCGENSAWGNWENFEKYTKQLTFFLPEILSIFSAYTATFLEIIFPLMLIFGFKTKIAAYGTGFLLLIFAFSMTITLGIKAPLDYSVWVGSAAAFLLATQEEYFFSIDTLTKKS from the coding sequence ATGACAGACCAAAAAGTTTTATTTACACAATTATTTTTGAGATTCGCAATCGCAATTACGACGCTATCTGCAGTTGCTGATCGATTTGGTTTTTGCGGAGAAAATTCCGCTTGGGGAAACTGGGAGAATTTTGAAAAATACACAAAACAGTTAACTTTTTTTCTTCCAGAAATTCTAAGCATATTTTCAGCTTACACTGCTACTTTTTTAGAAATCATTTTTCCATTGATGTTGATTTTCGGTTTCAAAACTAAAATCGCAGCCTATGGAACGGGTTTTTTATTGCTGATTTTTGCCTTTTCGATGACAATTACTTTGGGAATTAAAGCTCCTTTAGACTATTCGGTTTGGGTAGGAAGTGCAGCGGCTTTTTTATTGGCAACACAAGAAGAATATTTTTTTTCAATAGATACATTAACTAAAAAATCATAA